caataaagtacttttaaattgaaattgagagagagagagagagagagagagagagagagagagagagagagagagagagagagagagagagagagagagagagagagagagagagagggaggggaacTTGGATCACGTGAGTCTTCTAAGCCACTCAATGAACAGCGACAGTATGTTACGACAGTAAATCACTGTTTGCGGATGCCATACAAATGAAAGGGATTAGTCGTAAACTGACACGgacctgtcgcaaaattgtccgTTACTTATTTTATAATCTGGTATTTTATCGTAGTAATCTCCACACATAATTCACATCAAAAGGACTGTTTAGTATAAACATTTTGAAGATGAGCCGACAGACGGTCAATCCATTAAACTATGAGCTCACTGTTTTCTCACAAAATCAGTTAATTCAacatagacatccattcaaaaagaattGTGCCAGTGTGCCGCTACATTGGCTTTGTTTTGCTAACCTTGTTTGTGGAAAGGAAGCACCACAGAATTACTCTCTGGCCAGGTCCTTAAAGCAATAGTCTTTTCAAATAAAGATAGGCATTCGCATTACCGTTCAATATAATTAAAATCGATAACCCCCGTATTTAAATCTAAAACATATCACCTTGGAAAACTGGAAGACTCTGTACCACGAAGTTAGTGGAAATAATAAACCATATTTTACTATTATATCAAGGACCCGAGAGACTACCTTAACGAAGAGGAAGCGCTCGGTCGATCTGCGCATGCGCATTCTTTCACTGTCTCAAATGTGGTTTTGAGCTTTTGAAGGTTGTACTGTCAGCTAATCAAACGGCTAACAGAagattctgtgtttgttttatagatattgattgaTATCTGTGCAAATGTCTGTATTATATGTTTAATCCTTGTTTTTTCTGACCGCAGGTGCTCAATCGGGAATTTTAGTAAAAGGTAAGCTATTTTGTCTCACGTACAATACTTCACTTATTTGTTAGTCTACAAAGCATACAAGTTTATCGCCTGCAGACAGAGTATTTAGTAAGATATTAATTACTTCAGCTAAAATGCACACTTGCAAAGACGaagaataaagattttttttgtctttagatAGCTGTCAAATTCTAGGTCTAGAGATatacttattaaataatatattaataaatgaatgtGTAAGGTGTTTAACTAATGCTTAACAAGTGTGCACACTCTTCTAGGTGAAGATGGCCAGCTTGTCTAACTATGCCCTGCGCATGGCTCGCCTGAGCGCCCGAATCTTTGGAGATGTGGCACGTCACACAGACCCCAAGTCCATGAAAGTGGTAGAACTTTTTAAAGAGCCCCCTGTGGCTCAGAAAAAAGAAGTGTATGATTGGTACCCCCCACACAAGATCTACTATTCCATGACACAGAAGCTCAGATACATGGGACTCTTCAGGTAGGCTGTGACACAAAATGATATTACACCTTATGAGCTTGTTTTCTGTTTAGTCACTTTGTTTTTGTGGAATATActgatacattttctttttggtaATGTTGTAGAGATGAGCACCAGGATTTCAAGGAGGAAATGAGGCGCTTGAGAAAACTGAGAGGAAAGGGAAAACCAAAGAAGGGAGAGGGGAAGAGAGCCACAAAGAAGAAGTAGACCAGAACATTCTGTGTTGGGCAGCTCTTATTGAACAGACACTTGAAATCTGATGAAGAGACTCTGTACATGAACTATAAACCTGCGTTGACAACAGGACAATCTTTGTTACTATGGTGACACCGTATTGGCAGACCTGGACTCACTTGATGTCAGAgattaaatgtaaaacataaactTAATTTATACTGCAATACTTTagtgtttaaaaaatgttaactTTTCTTTTCATCGTGCCATTCTTCTGCAAGCTGTGTTCACCATTGTACTATTGATAAATCTTGGGACGTCCTCAGATTTACTTCATCAGCAGTCTGTTTTCCTAAAATAACACTTGATTAAATTCAGAAAGAATTAAGTGTGCAAGCATCCATAAATGCTTAGAGCACAAAAATAGGTTGTTTATTTGGTGCTTTGTTAAAATTACATTATACAGTGTATATGGGTTTGAAAGGATATACTgctacaaaatatatatacattatagaaTAGAATATTCATTGGTTCCCACTGTTAAATGAGTGCACACAAATTGATAgtgtaatttgtttttacaaattgtgGGATGGAGTATAATTATTTCTAATGGTGATCGACAGCATGTCACAGAGTTGAACTTAACCATGAACACTTGCATATtagtttcatacattttaaacatgactGACTGACTTTGTGGCTTGTTAATAAATAGACAGGTATGCTTTGTGCCACAACTTGAAACTACTTATTTCAGTGCTTAATGTCCATGTTTACTCCTGTAAAACCTTGATTCTCATGACAAATGCAGAGTTGTAGGTAGCTGTCTCTCCAGTCATTATATAAAGCTTTAGCTCAGAATGAGTTGATGAAGCCTCTGGGATCCTCCAGATGTGTATAATGACTGACATGATCATCTAAAACCAATACTGTGGATGTCTGGACTAGTTTCCTgtgaattaaaatacatttgaggGAATCCTCTAACATTTACTGTAAAGTAACCAGAGATAATGAATCTGAAGGGATGTCTTCTGCCTCTGCCTGTATGGTGggtcacagaaacacacactcaatcCTGCATTTTAAATGCCACCTTTTtgaaataatttacaaaataagCAAAGTTATTTCAGCTAAAAGAACAGGAAATAGTGAGCAAGAAAAACAACCCCAAAAAAGCGGTACTAAAATTGAAGACCCTTGAAAACACTGCTGCAATAAACAAACTCAGCGGGTCAAATAATATGCTTTTGCCAAGCTCGGGATAAAAGCTCACCTTTTGTCCTCAAATGTCTTGGTTTAAATTTGACaggttatttattgtatttttttcatctCTGATGAAAAATCCCCCCTtacaaaacagaaaaacattaCAACCTCTGTAGCTCAGGTGATGAATTTTAGCCCTTTATTCCTGAAAGTCTAGGTTCAAATCTAGTCATTTTTAAGTTTCTTTCGTCAAAGCACACACtttaaaaacacactgtaaaacacTTCAGCTTTTGTGGCTCAGGAAATGAATGCTTGCCTTTCATTCCTGAAAGTCTCGGTGTGAATCTAACACATTTTTTCTTTATGTTCCTTTCattatatataacaaaaacaaacctgCCAAAAACAGTGGCTCAGGAGAAATACTTTTGCCCTTTGTTCCCGAAAGTCTAGGTTCAAATCCAGcaatttttaagttttttttgtgATATTTAACAAAATATCTACCCTAAATACACACTCCAAACAGTGACTCAGTGGATGCACTTTTGCTCCTGAAAGTCTATGTGGCTTTGTAATATTctagtttattttaaatataatttaccatttttaaatgtgaaatgtgcaaacttttaaattatttttgtcatatGTAACAACcttcaaaaacactgtaaaatactTCAATCACAGTGAATTCTTGTATAACACTTTATCATCAATAGTTGATATAATATATTtccgatgatttgtttagcatgctttccTGCTGGACCTCATATTTTGTTATGGAAAACTAAGATATAACATtgattcacacaagcaagctcactgacaaataaaaaatggctaattttacagataaaagcagatataaagttcttagctatttggggcttgcAGCAGCCGTGATTGACGCATAAAATAGAAGTTCTACTATAAGAATACAATGGCAACAAAAACAAATCCTCTTATGTTTTAGTATACAGTAAGTGCTCAAGTTTTTCTAAAATTACCACTTTGCCCGGTGCTGCATAAATATGGTATGTGGTGTTCCACACTATGTCACTGCTGTGTGAATGTTCAGAATATATGCTGTGACCTTTCATGACACCTTTAACACATTGTCTGGACTGCAGATTGTTTTAGCAGCTTCTGCAGattttttcaa
This sequence is a window from Xyrauchen texanus isolate HMW12.3.18 chromosome 45, RBS_HiC_50CHRs, whole genome shotgun sequence. Protein-coding genes within it:
- the mrps33 gene encoding 28S ribosomal protein S33, mitochondrial, with the protein product MASLSNYALRMARLSARIFGDVARHTDPKSMKVVELFKEPPVAQKKEVYDWYPPHKIYYSMTQKLRYMGLFRDEHQDFKEEMRRLRKLRGKGKPKKGEGKRATKKK